GCGGCGAGCGTTACGTGTTGGTCGAGATCAGCCTGCTGCCGACACGCACGGTGGAGGAGAAGCAGGCGCTCTATGCCGCGCTCCGCCGCAACCTCGAAGCGTTCGGCACGGCCGCCGGTGACGTGAAAACCATTCTCCATGAGGTTGCTGCGGAGAATTGGGGCTGAGTACGCATCGGGTGGGCGCCAGCACGGCGACCGCCAGCTCCGCAGGCTATGCGGCGTTCGCCCATCCCGAATTCCGCCTGTTCTTTTTCGCGCGGCTTGCGAACAATCTCGGAACGAACATCATGCTGCCCGCGCTCGGCTGGCAGATCTACGCGCTGACCCACGATGCGCTGGCGATCGGGATCATCGGCGCGGTGACGTTCGTGCCGGTCGCGATCATGACGTTGCCCTCGGGGCAGATCGCCGACCGTCTGGAAAGGCGGGCCGTCTATCGATCGTTCCAGATCGTGCTGGGCGTCGGCGCCCTGATCCTGCTGGGATTGAGCTTGGCCGGCATCCGCGCGCCGCTCGGTTATTATGCCGTCGCGGCGTTGTTCGGCGCGGCCAAGACCTTCTCGGCGCCGGCGGCCAGCGCATGGATGCCGCACCTCGTCTCCCGCCGCGACTTCCCCAATGCCGTCGCGTGGATATCGTCCGCATTCCAGCTCACCAACGTCGCCGGCCCCGCCGTGGCGGGCCTGATGCTGTACGTCTCGGGCACGGCGGCGGCTTATGGCTTCGCAGCCTCGTCCTATTTCGCCTCGTTCGTGCTTGCATCTCTGATCGCGACGCGCAGCCGGGGTGGCGATACGCGTCGTGCAGGGCTGGGACATCTGTTCGGCGGCCTCACCTACATCTGGAAGAGCCGGCTGATCTTCGCGGCGACGACGCTCGACCTGTTCGCCGTTCTGTTCGGAGGCGCAACGGCGTTGCTGCCAATCTACGCCGACCAGGTGCTGCACGTCGGCGCGTCCGGCTTCGGCGTGCTGCGTAGCGCGCCCGCTGTCGGCGCGGCGCTGACCGGATTGTACCTTGCCCACCGCCCGCTCCGCAGCCGGGTTGGCGCTTTTACGTTCATCGCCGTCGCCGTGTTCGGGCTGATGACGATCCTGTTCGGGCTGTCGCGCTGGTATCTGCTGTCGGTCGCGGCGCTGATCATACTCGGCGGTGCCGACATGATGGGCGCCTTCATCCGATCGACGCTGGTTCAGCTTGTCACCCACGACGACATGCGCGGGCGGGTCAGCGCGGTGAACAT
This DNA window, taken from Sphingomonas sp. AP4-R1, encodes the following:
- a CDS encoding MFS transporter gives rise to the protein MGASTATASSAGYAAFAHPEFRLFFFARLANNLGTNIMLPALGWQIYALTHDALAIGIIGAVTFVPVAIMTLPSGQIADRLERRAVYRSFQIVLGVGALILLGLSLAGIRAPLGYYAVAALFGAAKTFSAPAASAWMPHLVSRRDFPNAVAWISSAFQLTNVAGPAVAGLMLYVSGTAAAYGFAASSYFASFVLASLIATRSRGGDTRRAGLGHLFGGLTYIWKSRLIFAATTLDLFAVLFGGATALLPIYADQVLHVGASGFGVLRSAPAVGAALTGLYLAHRPLRSRVGAFTFIAVAVFGLMTILFGLSRWYLLSVAALIILGGADMMGAFIRSTLVQLVTHDDMRGRVSAVNMVFSSARNELGDMQSGFAASLIGVVPATVAGGGAALGVAALWAWRYPVLRRIDRFPGMDAETETPSAS
- a CDS encoding tautomerase family protein, which gives rise to MPSTVITTRQGWIENAEGFLDAVHSALVETIGVKPDDRTLRLIQLPPYALPLPPRRGERYVLVEISLLPTRTVEEKQALYAALRRNLEAFGTAAGDVKTILHEVAAENWG